The following coding sequences lie in one Vibrio sp. BS-M-Sm-2 genomic window:
- the cytR gene encoding DNA-binding transcriptional regulator CytR yields the protein MATMKDVAQLAGVSTATVSRALMNPEKVSVSTRKRVETAVLEAGYSPNTLARNLRRNESKTIITIVPDICDPYFAEIIRGIEDAAVENDYLVLLGDSGQQKKRESSFVNLVFTKQADGMLLLGTDHPFDVSKSEQKNLPPMVMACEFAPELELPTVHIDNLTSAFEAVNYLAQLGHKRIAQISGPVSATLCKFRQQGYQQALRRAGVSMNPAYSTVGDFTFEAGAQAVRQLLALPEQPTAIFCHNDAMAIGAIQEAKKLGLRVPQDLSIVGFDDIQFAQYCDPPLTTISQPRYEIGRQAMLMMLDLLKGNDVQAGSRLLEAKLVVRGSTAPPRM from the coding sequence ATGGCGACAATGAAGGATGTTGCCCAGCTAGCAGGCGTCTCAACAGCCACAGTATCACGTGCATTGATGAACCCTGAGAAAGTCTCAGTTTCAACTCGTAAACGAGTGGAAACAGCAGTACTTGAAGCTGGATACTCACCCAATACATTAGCTCGAAACTTACGTCGCAACGAATCAAAAACCATCATCACAATCGTTCCTGATATCTGTGACCCTTATTTCGCCGAGATCATTCGTGGTATCGAAGATGCCGCAGTAGAAAATGACTACCTTGTCTTACTGGGTGATAGCGGCCAACAAAAGAAGCGTGAGTCTTCGTTTGTTAACTTAGTTTTCACCAAACAAGCTGACGGCATGCTGTTACTTGGCACTGACCATCCATTTGATGTCAGTAAGTCTGAACAAAAGAACTTACCACCAATGGTGATGGCGTGTGAGTTTGCCCCTGAGCTTGAACTTCCTACCGTACACATCGATAACCTGACCTCGGCATTTGAAGCGGTTAACTACCTAGCTCAGTTAGGTCATAAACGTATTGCTCAAATCTCAGGCCCAGTATCAGCAACACTTTGTAAGTTCCGTCAACAAGGCTACCAACAAGCGCTACGCCGTGCTGGAGTCTCAATGAATCCAGCCTACAGTACCGTCGGTGATTTTACCTTTGAAGCGGGTGCTCAAGCAGTTCGTCAATTGCTAGCACTACCTGAGCAACCAACCGCTATCTTCTGTCACAACGATGCGATGGCCATTGGCGCTATTCAAGAAGCGAAGAAGCTAGGCTTACGCGTTCCTCAAGACCTATCGATTGTCGGCTTCGATGACATCCAATTTGCTCAATACTGCGATCCACCGCTCACCACCATCTCTCAACCTCGTTATGAGATTGGACGCCAAGCGATGTTGATGATGCTTGATCTACTGAAAGGCAACGATGTGCAAGCAGGTTCGCGTCTACTTGAAGCTAAATTAGTGGTTCGAGGCAGTACAGCACCACCTCGAATGTAA